The Microbacterium sp. W4I20 genome segment GGGGGCAGCGCCTGCCACACCGTGTACGCGATGAGCCCGAGGTAGATGAGCGACCAGATCGAGAACGCCGGCCCCGCCGGAGCGAGGTAGGAGCCCTGAGCCGAGAGGGCTCCGTCCTGCAGCTCGCTGACGGAGGTGCCCCCGAAGGCGCCCGATCCGACAGCGGCGGCGATCAGCATGAACGTTGCCGCGGCGATGATCACGGCCTGGCGGATGATGTCCTGTGTCCGGGATTCCATGGCAGGGACTTTACCACCAACTCGCTAACCTGGTTAGTGACTTGCCTGGTTAGAGTCGGACGGGCGAGGAGCGGACTGCGGCGTCGATCAAGACCTCCGCGGCATCGCGAGCCTGCACCGCGACCTGCGGATCGGCCGAGATCGCCGCCGTGCTCTGCGCGCCTTCGGCGAGGATCGACAGCTGAGCGGCGAGAGCCGCAGGCGCGCCGGCACCCTCGACGAGTCCGGTCATGTACTCCTGGAACGAGGCCTTGTGCGTGCGGACGATCGAGGCCACCTCGGGGTTCGTCCCGCCCAGCTCGCCGAACGCGTTGATGAACGCGCAACCACGGAAGTCGTCGGTGCAGAACCAGTCCTCGAGATAGCCGTACACCGCGAGAAGTCGTGTGCGGGCGTCGCCACCGGCATCCGCCACTGCGGCCGTGAGGCCGTTCTCCCACTCGGCGTGCTTGCGCGCCAGCACCGCGGTGACGATGTCGTTCTTCGCCGGGAACAGCGTGTACAGGCGGCGCAACGACACGCCGGCGGCAGCCCGCAACTCGTCCATGCCCACGGCCGCGTATCCCTTGCGGTAGTAGAGCTCGTCGGCGGCGGAGAGGATGCGTTCGCGTGCCTCGTCTTCGGTCATGCCCAGAGTTTACTTGACATGAGAACGAACGTTCTCTAGATTGTTCCTATCGAGCGAGAACGATCGTTCTCACCGGAACCGGAAGGATCAGGATCATGGGTTACATCACCGTCGGAGACGAGAACAGCACCCCGATCGAGCTGTACTACGAAGACCAGGGAGCCGGTCAGCCCGTCGTCCTGATCCACGGCTATCCGCTCGACGGCCACAGCTGGGAGCGCCAGACCCGCGAACTCCTCGCCCAGGGCTACCGCGTCATCACCTACGACCGCCGCGGTTTCGGCCAGTCGTCGAAGGTGAACGCCGGCTACGACTACGACACGTTCGCCGCCGACCTCAACACCGTGCTCGAGACTCTCGACCTGCGCGACGTCGTGCTCGTCGGGTTCTCGATGGGCACCGGAGAGCTCGCCCGCTACGTGGCGAAGTACGGTCACGACCGCGTCGCCAAGCTCGCCTTCCTCGCCTCGCTCGAGCCCTTCCTCGTGCAGCGCGACGACAACCCCGAGGGCGTGCCGCAGGAGGTCTTCGACGGCATCGAGGCTGCCGCCAAGGGCGACCGCTTCGCGTGGTTCACCGACTTCTACAAGAACTTCTACAACCTCGACGAGAACCTCGGCTCGCGCATCAGCGAGCAGGCCGTCACCGGCAGCTGGAACGTCGCGATCGGCAGCGCACCCGTCGCCGCCTACGCCGTCGTCTCGTCGTGGATCGAGGACTTCCGCGGTGACGTCGAGGCCGTGCGCGCCGCCGCCAAGCCCACCCTGATCCTGCACGGCACGAAGGACAACATCCTCCCGATCGACGCGACCGCCCGCCGCTTCCACCAGGCGGTGCCGGATGCCGACTACATCGAGGTCGAGGGCGCCCCGCACGGTCTGCTCTGGACCCACGCCGACGAGGTCAACGCCGCGCTGAAGGACTTCCTCGCGAAGTAGTCCGCGCGCAGCATCCGCTCCCGTGGCAGAAGATGTGGGTTCACGCCCGGGGAACCCACATCATCTGCCACGGGAGCGTCGTGTGTGCGCCGGGGTCAGCCGCGCATCGCGACGCCGCGCCGCCAGTACCCCATGAACGCGACCTGCGAGCGGTCGATGCCGAGGTCCTTCACGAGGTGGCGGCGGAGCGTCGTGACCACGCTGCTCTCGCCGGCGATCCAGAAGTAGCGTTCGGCCGGAGCATCCGTCACCGCGATCTCTTCGCCGAGCCCCGAGTAGTCGGGCGTCTCCCAGAGCAGATCCTCGGTGTCGACGTCGGTCAGGTCGATCTCCTGCAGAGCGTCGGCATCGCCGAGGTACGAGAGCACGGCGGGGATGACCTCGAAGCCGTGCAGCTCGCCCGCGGTGCGGGGCAACCAGCGCACCTCCACGCCGGCGGGCGCATCGATCGGCAGCACATCCTCGGCACTCGGCACCTCGAGGAAGGCGATGCCGCGAAGATCCCGGGGAGCGTCTTCGAGGATGCGGGCGATCGCCGGCGCCGCGGTCTCGTCGCCCACGAGCACGACCGACGGGGCACTTCCCGGCGCGAACTCCGCGCCGCCGTGCGCATCGGCGGGCACCCCGCGCCGCGGCCCCACGACGAAGAGCTCCTGGCCGACGGCCGCGGCATCCGCCCACCGCGAAGCGGGTCCGCTGAGGCCCGGCGCGAGGTGCAGCACGAAGTCGACGTCGACCTCGGTCGCCGCCGTCACGGGGTCGACGCGCAGATCGCGCACCGAGTAGGTGCGCATCGAACCACGCTCCTCCTCCGGCACCGCGAGGTACGAGCCCCACCAGTCGCCGGTGTCGCGATCGAGGGGCGGAAGGATGCCGGATGCCGGCGGGAAGACGAGCTTAATACGCGAGTCGAACACCTCGCCGGGCGTGCAGAACTCGAACAGTTCGTCGCCGCCGAAGGTGACGCGCACGAAGTTCGGCGAGACGCGCGACACGGCGAGAACCTCGGCGCGAGCGAGGACGTAGGTGGGGCGCTCGGTGGTGGTGGTCTCAGCGGACATGATGCCTCCCGATGGGCGTGACCATCGGCTTGCCGGAGACCGGGTCGATGGTGATCTGATTGGCGAGGCCGAAGACCTCTTCGACGAGGCTGGCGGTGACGACCTCCTGCGGGGCACCAATGGCGTGCACCCGGCCCTCCTTCATCGCGACGAGCTCATCGGCGTAGCGGGCGGCCATGTTGAGGTCGTGCAGCACCATGACGATCGTCGTGCCGCGCGAGACGCTCAGGTCGGTGAGCAGGTCGAGCACCTCGATCTGGTGGGCGACGTCGAGGAACGTGGTGGGCTCGTCGAGCAGCAGGATGTCGGTCTCCTGCGCGAGCGCCATCGCGATCCACACCCGCTGACGCTGCCCGCCGGAGAGCTCGTCGACGCTGCGGTCGGCGAGGTCGGTCGTGCCGGTCGCCTCCAGGGCATCGGCGACGACCTCGTAGTCGTGGGCGCTCCAGCGCGCGAGCATCTTCTGATGCGGATGCCGCCCGCGGCCGACCAGGTCGGCGACCGCGATGCCCTCGGGCGCGACCGGTGACTGCGGCAGCAGGCCGAGGATGCGGGCGACCTCCTTCGTCGGCCGGGCGTGCACGGACTTGCCGTCGAGCACGATCTGGCCCTCGGTCGGCGACAGCAGACGCGCGAGGGAGCGCAGCAGCGTCGACTTGCCGCATCCGTTCGCCCCGACGATGGTGGTGATCCGGCCCGGTGCGATCTGCAGGTCGAGCCCGTCGATGATGGTGCGGTCGCCGTAGGAGAGGGTCACCCCCTCGGCCGACAGAGTGTGCGAGACGGTCATAGCGAACCCCCGGAGCGGTTGGTGCGGACGAGAAGGTAGATCAGGTACGGGGCGCCGAGCACGCCGGTGACGACGCCGACCGGGTACCGGGTGCCGAGCGCGAACTGGGCGACCAGGTCGCTGCCGAGCACGAGCGCCGCGCCGACGAGGGCGCTGGGCACCAGGAGGTTGGCGCCGGGGCCCGTGAGCCGCGCGGCGATGGGACCCGCCATGAAGGCGACGAACGCGATCGGTCCGGTCGCCGCGGTCGCGAACGCCAGAAGGGCCACGGCGCCGAGCATGAACAGCAGCCGGGTGATGTTGACCCGTACGCCGAGACCCGCGGCCGAGTCGTCGCCGAGCTGGAGCGTGCCGAGTGCGCGCCCCTGGCTCAGCATGAACGGCAGGATGATCGCCGCGGCGATGGCCACCGGCATCACCCGGTCCCACGAGGCGTTGTTCAGGCTGCCGGTGAGCCATTGCATCGCGACCTGGATGTCCCAGTTCGGCGCACGGGACAGCAGGTACGAGACGACGCTCTGCAGCATCGCCGCGACACCGATGCCGATCAGGATGAGGCGGGTGCCGGCGAATCCGCCCCTGATCGACAGCGCATAGATCACGGCGGCGGTCGCGAGCGCACCGCCCAGGGCGAGCAGCGAGACCAGCGGGCCGTTGAACGAGAAGACGATGATGCCCATCACCGCGGCGGCGCTGGCGCCCTCCGAGATGCCGATCACGTCGGGGGAGGCGAGCGGATTCCGCAGCAGCGTCTGGAAGCTGACGCCGGCGACTCCGAACCCGATGCCGACCAGCACCGCCAGCACCGCGCGCGGCAGCCGCAGCTCACCCACGGTGAAGGAGGCACCCGGCACGGTCTCGCCGAGGATCACGCGGACGACCTCGTCGAGCGGATAGAACGTGTTGCCGATCATCAGCGAGACGAGGAGCAGCGCGAGCACCAGCGCACCCAGCACGACGGATACGATGCCGTGGCGGCGGTGGCGGGACCGTCGGCCGGCGATGATCGCGGCGACGCGGTCGGCAGCGGGGCGTGTCGGCCGGTCGAGGGTGTGCTCGGTCGTGCTCACAGCTCACGCACCTTCGTACGGCGGACGATCCAGATGAAGAACGGGGCGCCGACGAGAGCGGTGATGATGCCCACCTGGATCTCCTCGGACGACGGCGCGATGACCCGTCCGATGATGTCGCTCGCGAGCAGCAGCGCGGAGCCTGCGACGGCCGAGAACGGCAGCAGCCAGCGGTGGTCGGTGCCGATCAGCATGCGGCAGACGTGCGGGATGACGAGCCCCACGAAACCGATCGGACCGGCGATCGCGGTCGCCGCACCGGCGAGGATGACGGCGCCGACGGCCGACAGCATCCGCGTGCGGAACACGTGCTCACCGAGCCCCTTCGCCATGTCGTCACCGAGGGCGAGCGAGTTCATGCCGCGCGCGCTGAGGAAGCAGATGAGGGCCCCGAGCGCGAGGACCGGCGCGGTGATGGCGATGCGCGGCCACTCGGCGCCGCCGACTCCGCCGATCTGCCACGACTGGAAGGTCTGCAGCAGGTCGACGCGGGGCAGCATGATCGCCCCGATGAGGGAGGCGAGCGCAGCCGAGGTGGCGGCCCCGGCCAGCGCGAGCTTGAGCGGGGTCGCGCCGCCGCGGCCGAGCGAGCCGACGGCGTAGACGAAGACCGCGGCGACCGCGGCGCCGACGATCGCGAACGCCATCTGACCGTAGGCGTTCGACAGGCCGAAGAAGGCGATGCCGCAGACCACGGCGAGCGAGGCTCCGTTCGACACCCCGAGGATGCCGGGGTCCGCGATGGGATTCCGGGTCACGGCCTGCATCGTCGCGCCGGACAGCGCGAGAGCGGCGCCCACGAGGATCGCCAGCACCGTTCGAGGGATGCGTTTCACGATCGCGGCCTGCGAGATCGTGTCGGTCTGACCTGCGAGCGCCGCGAAGATGTCGTCGACCGTGACCTCGCGCACCCCGAACGAGATCGAGAGGATGCTGAGCACGACGAGCACCCCGGCCCCGACGAGGAGCCAGAGGGTGCGCACCACCACCGGGCGCCGCATGTCTGCGGCGCCCGGTGCGATGGCCGTTGCGGTTGCTGAGGTCACGGAGAAGGTCTTTCCGCGGATGCGGATCGATGGACTACTTCGCGAGCGGGGCAGCCAGCAGGCCGAGGTAGTCGGACAGACCCCACGGGATCGACAGCGGCGACGGGTTGGCGGATGCCGCGACCGGCGTGGCATCCGGCAGGATCGCGATGCGACCCTCGGCGATCGCGGGGATCTTCGACAGCAGCGGGTCGGCCTGCAGCGTGGCGATCAGCGAGTCGTCGCCGTAGGTGACGAACACGTCGACGTCGGCGAACTTCTCGGCCTCTTCAGCGCTGACCGTGAGGTAGAACTGGTCGCTGTCGGCGTTCTCCTCGACGATCGCCGGCATCGGGAGGCCGATGCTCTTCAGGTAGCCGGGGCGGGTGTCGATCTGGGTGTAGAACCCGATCTGGCTGAGGTCGGCCGGGTCGAGGTAGGCGAACAGCACCTTCTTGTCGACGAGAGCGCTGTTGGCCTCGAGCGCAGCATCCGCGTCGGCGTGGAGCTCTTCGATCAGAGCGTCGCCCTCCTTGGAGAGGCCGAGGGCGGCGGAGTTCATCTCGATCATCTCGTCGACCGAGGTGCCCCAGGCGACCTTCGGGTAGGCGACGACCGGAGCGATCTTGGAGAGCTGGTCGTACTCCTCGTGGGTGAGGCCGGAGTAGGCCGCGAGGATCACGTCGGGCTGCGTGTCGGCGATGGCTTCGTAGTCGAGGCCGTCGTCGTTGTTGAAGAGCACCGGCTCCTCGCCGCCGAGCTCGTCGATCTTCTCCTCGACCCAGGGCAGGATGCCGTTGCCGTCGTCGTCGCCCCAGGAGGCGGAGGCGAGGCCGACCGGCACGATGCCGAGGGCCAGCGGCACCTCGTGGTTCGCCCATGCGATGGCGGCGACGCGCTCGGGCTTCTCCGTGATGGTGGTTTCGCCGTAGACGTGCTCCACCGTGACGGGGAAGGCGTCGTCGGACGCGGGGTTGCCGCCGGCGGAGGCGGTGGACTGCGGGGCGGTCGACGAGCAGGCGGCGAGGCCGACGGCCAGCACGGCCGCGGCGCCGATGGCGAGAAGACGGGAGGTGCGCACAGGCGTTCCCTTCGGGGTTCGGGTGTGGGTGTCGGCGCGAGATCCGCGCCACAGGCTTTGGTAAGCCTGCCCTAATCTAACAGAAGGTTAGGTATGCCTCAGCCCCCGGGTCCGCCACCCCACCGCCTTTCGAATCGCGCAACTGGGGGATTTTCGGGCCCTTATCCCCCCAGTTGCGCGATTCGAAACGGTCCCGGCGCACGAAAAACCGGCCGGACCCGTGAGGGTCCGGCCGGTTTCAGGAAGTCAGCGCGCGCTCAGAGAGCGCGGATGTTCGCCGCCTGCATGCCCTTGGGGCCACGCTCAGCGTCGAATTCGACCTTCTGGTTCTCGCGGAGCTCCTTGAAACCGGAGCCGGCGATAGCCGAGTAGTGGGCGAAAAGGTCGTCCGAGCCGTCATCGGGAGCGATGAAGCCGAAGCCCTTTTCCGCGTTGAACCATTTCACAGTGCCAGTGGCCATGTGTTTTCTACTTTCTATTTGACTTAGCCGCTTGCGCGGCCTACGCCGAATCGGAACATCCGATACACGCGCTCGCTCAACGTACCACGGCTGGCTGCCGAGTAGCAGAGAAACCTGGATTCTGATGTGCGAGTGCGGCCTCGGTGCGGGTGCTGACCCCGAGTTTGCGCAGCACAGCGGAGACATGGACGCTCACGGTCTTGACGCTGATGAACAGCCGTTCGCCGATCTGGCGGTTGCTCAGACCCTCGGCGATCAGCTCGAGCACCTGCCTTTCGCGGGCGGTCAGCGACTCGGCATCGGCGGCACCGGTCGCCACGGGGCCGTTGGCCGCACGGAGCCCGGCGTCGGATGCGAAGCGTGTCACGGCCGCCTGCAGTTGCGCGTGTCCGAGCTGATCGGCGATGGCCGTGGCCTCATCGAGGACCACCGTGGCCGCTGCGCGGTCACCGGCGTGCACCAGCATCCGCCCGCGCTCCAGGCGCAGCACGACGCGGAAGGTGATCGGCACGTCGTCGCCGTCGGCCCGGTGAAGGGCCGCGTCGACGGACTCGGGGCGCGGATCGAGGAGCGCGTCGAGGATCAGCGACCACGCGTCACCCTGCAACTGCGGAGGCTGCGCGGTCCACGCGGCGCGCAGGATCTCGGATGCCGCACCGACCTCAGCACCCTCGGCGCGCAGTTCGGCGATCAGCGCTCCGCCTTCCAACATCAGGCGGCGCTGGTGCAGCAGGGCGGGCCGGTCGTCCTGGAGCATCTCGAGGATGGTGTCGAGTGCGGCCTGGGGGCGGCCCGCGCTCTGCGCCACTGCGACGATCATCGTCACCCGGTCGTACCAGATCTGCCGCTCGGATTCGCCGGTCTCGAGGAAGGCCGGCAGCCATTCCTGCATCAACTCCTCGGCCTCGGCCGATCGCCCCCGCCACGCCAGTGCGCAGACGCGGGTCATGCTCATGTACATGCGGAACACGCGCAGCGTGCCCTGCACGAAGTCGCGGGACAGCATCTCTTCGACACGATCGATCTCGCCGAGCTCGAGCAGCGGCGCGATCATGTTCTGCACCATGATCGACCCCGAGGTGCGCTCGACTCGGAGCTCGCGGGCCCGGCGCAGCCCTTCCTCGGCGATCTCGACCGCCTCGCGATAGCGCCCGAGCAGGGTCAGCAGGTCGGAGTAGTTCACGCGGTATCGCATCTCGGCGCTCGTTCCCGCGGCGAGCACGCGCGCGCGCTCATACTCCCGCACGCCGGCCTCGACCTCCCCCAGGTGCGCGAGTGAGCCTCCGCGCACGTTCGCAGCGACAGAGAGCTGATCCGTGGAC includes the following:
- a CDS encoding TetR/AcrR family transcriptional regulator; the protein is MTEDEARERILSAADELYYRKGYAAVGMDELRAAAGVSLRRLYTLFPAKNDIVTAVLARKHAEWENGLTAAVADAGGDARTRLLAVYGYLEDWFCTDDFRGCAFINAFGELGGTNPEVASIVRTHKASFQEYMTGLVEGAGAPAALAAQLSILAEGAQSTAAISADPQVAVQARDAAEVLIDAAVRSSPVRL
- a CDS encoding alpha/beta fold hydrolase, which produces MGYITVGDENSTPIELYYEDQGAGQPVVLIHGYPLDGHSWERQTRELLAQGYRVITYDRRGFGQSSKVNAGYDYDTFAADLNTVLETLDLRDVVLVGFSMGTGELARYVAKYGHDRVAKLAFLASLEPFLVQRDDNPEGVPQEVFDGIEAAAKGDRFAWFTDFYKNFYNLDENLGSRISEQAVTGSWNVAIGSAPVAAYAVVSSWIEDFRGDVEAVRAAAKPTLILHGTKDNILPIDATARRFHQAVPDADYIEVEGAPHGLLWTHADEVNAALKDFLAK
- a CDS encoding siderophore-interacting protein: MSAETTTTERPTYVLARAEVLAVSRVSPNFVRVTFGGDELFEFCTPGEVFDSRIKLVFPPASGILPPLDRDTGDWWGSYLAVPEEERGSMRTYSVRDLRVDPVTAATEVDVDFVLHLAPGLSGPASRWADAAAVGQELFVVGPRRGVPADAHGGAEFAPGSAPSVVLVGDETAAPAIARILEDAPRDLRGIAFLEVPSAEDVLPIDAPAGVEVRWLPRTAGELHGFEVIPAVLSYLGDADALQEIDLTDVDTEDLLWETPDYSGLGEEIAVTDAPAERYFWIAGESSVVTTLRRHLVKDLGIDRSQVAFMGYWRRGVAMRG
- a CDS encoding ABC transporter ATP-binding protein; its protein translation is MTVSHTLSAEGVTLSYGDRTIIDGLDLQIAPGRITTIVGANGCGKSTLLRSLARLLSPTEGQIVLDGKSVHARPTKEVARILGLLPQSPVAPEGIAVADLVGRGRHPHQKMLARWSAHDYEVVADALEATGTTDLADRSVDELSGGQRQRVWIAMALAQETDILLLDEPTTFLDVAHQIEVLDLLTDLSVSRGTTIVMVLHDLNMAARYADELVAMKEGRVHAIGAPQEVVTASLVEEVFGLANQITIDPVSGKPMVTPIGRHHVR
- a CDS encoding iron chelate uptake ABC transporter family permease subunit codes for the protein MSTTEHTLDRPTRPAADRVAAIIAGRRSRHRRHGIVSVVLGALVLALLLVSLMIGNTFYPLDEVVRVILGETVPGASFTVGELRLPRAVLAVLVGIGFGVAGVSFQTLLRNPLASPDVIGISEGASAAAVMGIIVFSFNGPLVSLLALGGALATAAVIYALSIRGGFAGTRLILIGIGVAAMLQSVVSYLLSRAPNWDIQVAMQWLTGSLNNASWDRVMPVAIAAAIILPFMLSQGRALGTLQLGDDSAAGLGVRVNITRLLFMLGAVALLAFATAATGPIAFVAFMAGPIAARLTGPGANLLVPSALVGAALVLGSDLVAQFALGTRYPVGVVTGVLGAPYLIYLLVRTNRSGGSL
- a CDS encoding iron ABC transporter permease; the protein is MRRPVVVRTLWLLVGAGVLVVLSILSISFGVREVTVDDIFAALAGQTDTISQAAIVKRIPRTVLAILVGAALALSGATMQAVTRNPIADPGILGVSNGASLAVVCGIAFFGLSNAYGQMAFAIVGAAVAAVFVYAVGSLGRGGATPLKLALAGAATSAALASLIGAIMLPRVDLLQTFQSWQIGGVGGAEWPRIAITAPVLALGALICFLSARGMNSLALGDDMAKGLGEHVFRTRMLSAVGAVILAGAATAIAGPIGFVGLVIPHVCRMLIGTDHRWLLPFSAVAGSALLLASDIIGRVIAPSSEEIQVGIITALVGAPFFIWIVRRTKVREL
- a CDS encoding iron-siderophore ABC transporter substrate-binding protein codes for the protein MRTSRLLAIGAAAVLAVGLAACSSTAPQSTASAGGNPASDDAFPVTVEHVYGETTITEKPERVAAIAWANHEVPLALGIVPVGLASASWGDDDGNGILPWVEEKIDELGGEEPVLFNNDDGLDYEAIADTQPDVILAAYSGLTHEEYDQLSKIAPVVAYPKVAWGTSVDEMIEMNSAALGLSKEGDALIEELHADADAALEANSALVDKKVLFAYLDPADLSQIGFYTQIDTRPGYLKSIGLPMPAIVEENADSDQFYLTVSAEEAEKFADVDVFVTYGDDSLIATLQADPLLSKIPAIAEGRIAILPDATPVAASANPSPLSIPWGLSDYLGLLAAPLAK
- a CDS encoding cold-shock protein: MATGTVKWFNAEKGFGFIAPDDGSDDLFAHYSAIAGSGFKELRENQKVEFDAERGPKGMQAANIRAL